The nucleotide sequence ACAATTGGGGTTGGAAAGAACAGTATCCCGGAAGTGTTGGGCAAGATTATGCAAAAATATTCCACCAACTTTTGCCTACTGTCTGCCAGAGGTATGATCCGACCCGGAAGTACTGGCCCAGCTCACCCAGTTCCGGTGGTAAGGCCAATGCCGATGCGCAAGAGGTGGGTGACGTCCATTACTGGGGAGTGTGGCATGCCGCGGCACCTTTTGAAAGCTACCGGCAACAGTTCCCCCGCTTCTTGAGCGAATATGGGTTTCAGTCCTTCCCGGAGATGAAAACGGTGCTGAGCTTTGCCCTGCCTGAGGATCTTGATCTGGAATCGCCAGTTATGTCAGCCCACCAGAAACATCCCCGGGGCAACGCGTTGATTCTGGAATACCTGCTCCGGGGTTACCCGTGGCCGAAAGACTTTGCCGCGTTCCTTTACCTCAGCCAGGTGCTGCAGGCGGAAGGCATAAAAATCGGGACGGAGCATTATCGGCGCCTCATGCCGCGCTGCATGGGCACGCTCTACTGGCAGATCAATGACTGCTGGCCGGTGGCCTCCTGGTCGAGCATCGACTACTACGGCCGCTGGAAGGCCGAACACTACTACGCACGCAGGTTCTACGATGATATCCTGGTGAGTCCCAGTGAAGATGGGGGCACTGTCCAGATCTATATTGTCTCAGATCGGACTACGGAGATAAGCGGCAACCTGCAGGTGCGGCTGATAGACTTTGACGGGCGGACTATAAAGGAGTGGAATAAGGCAGTCAGAATCCCCCCGCTCAGAAGTGCCGCATATTTATCGTTAACCGAAGAGGACTTACTCTCAGAGGCCGATCCTACCCGCAGCTTACTGTACATGGAATTGGGTGTGGCCGGGAAGCTGACCTCCACGAACCGGCAGTTTTTTGAAATTCCGAAGAATCTGGCATGGCCTTCTCCGGTAATAAAAGCCTCCGTACGAAGGGGTGATGATGGTCTCATCGTCGAGCTTGCCGCGGATAAATTCGCCAGCAATGTATTCCTGTGCAGTGACCGATACGACGGTTTCTTCAGGGACAACTATTTCGATTTAATGCCGGGCCGGGCGGTAACGGTGGTCTTTCAGACTGAGGCTGAGATAGCCCCGGAGGCATTTCGCAGGGATTTGAAAATCATTTCCCTCGTAGACGCCTTCTAGACCGGTTGTCGTGAAGGATGGAGCCCTTTGAATCATGCGGGGCAGCCCTTAGTTTTAATGTCCAAATTTCTATAGCTGCTGGTACAACAATATCAATATTGAAAGGAACCCGATGATAAGAGAATTAATCCTCAAAAGTCGCAGCTATCGACGATTTTACCAGGAGGTGGCGATAGAGGTTGAGCTACTGCGGGAGCTGGTTGATCTGGCGCGACTTTCGCCGTCAGCCAGTAATTTGCAGCCGCTGAAATATATGCTTTCTGGTGATCCTGAAAGAAACGCCGTGATATTTTCCCACCTCTCGTGGGCCGGGTATCTCGAAGACTGGCCCGGCCCGGAGGAGGGGGAACGCCCTTCCGCCTACATCATCATACTCGGGGACAGGGAATTAAGTCCGTCTTTCGGATGTGATCATGGCATAGCGGCTCAAAGCATTTTACTGGGAGCGGCTGAAAAGGGACTCGGCGGCTGTGTTATCGGTTCGATAAATAAACCGGGGTTGGCAAAAGACCTGGCAATTCCGTCCCGTTATGAGATACTGCTGGTCCTTGCCCTGGGCAGGCCCAGGGAGAAAGTGGTGCTGGAGACGGTCGGTCCTGATGGAGATATCAAGTACTGGCGGGACGAAGAGAGTGTCCACCACGTGCCTAAGCGGGCCCTGGACGACATCATTGTTGGGTAGCTATATCTTGCCTTGGCCGTCGGGACTGGTCTTTTGTTATCGTACACGGCTATGCGGCTTTAACCGGGCTGGAGAGGGTCAGCGTGATGGTAGGCCCAATTAATATCTCGGTTGGCGGCGGGTGCGTGGAGGGTGTCAAAATCGAATCCGGGGAGTGTTGGATTTGAAGGGCAGACTGGTGATCCTGGCTGGCGGTATCGGCTCCAGGATGAAAGCGTCCCCACAGATGGCGTGGGTCGGCGACCGGCGGCTGGCAGAGGAAGCGGACGAAAGATCGAAGGCCATGATCGGGGTTGGTGCGGGATATCGACCTTTTCTCGATTATCTACTGTATAATGCCCGGGAGGCCGGCTATCAAGACGTCGTTATAGTTATTGGTGAGCGAGACGATGTCATTCGTTCCTACTATGGCGGCAGTAAGGGGAAAAGCGGCCTTGAGGGCTTAAGAATATCATATGCCATACAGGCTATTCCGGAAGGGCGGGAAAAACCGCTTGGAACCGCCGATGCCCTGTTGCAGGCGCTGAATGCCAGAGAGGATTGGGAAGGTCAAAAGTTCACCGTATGCAATAGTGATAATCTCTATTCTACGAAGGCATTGAGGCTTTTATTAGATGCACCGGATGCGAACGCAATGATTGATTATAATCGATCGGCGCTGGAGTTCGATGAGGAACGCATCGAGAGGTTTGCGGTCATCCTGAAGGATGAGCGGGGATACCTGAGAACCATCATTGAAAAACCCACGCGGGAGGAGATTAGCCAGGCACGGGATCCGGGCGGGAGGATAGGTGTAAGTATGAATATTTTTGCATTCTCTCAGGCTCAAATCCTGCCGGTTCTCCGGGAAGTACCGCTACATCCGGTACGGAAGGAGAAAGAATTGCCGGTTGCTGTCAATATGCTCGTTGACCAATTCCCACGAGCAGTGATGACTTATCCCCTTTCAGAACATGTGCCGGATCTGACCTCGAAAGAGGATCTTATTCCGGTTCGAAAGCAGATCGCGATGATGTTTAAAAAAGTCAGGTTATAGGGAACGTCCAGATTGGCGAGTTTGAGGTGCACAGCGGCCGTTAATTGACCTTAAACCAATAAAATAGGAAATAATAATGACCGAAAT is from Candidatus Neomarinimicrobiota bacterium and encodes:
- a CDS encoding nitroreductase family protein; protein product: MIRELILKSRSYRRFYQEVAIEVELLRELVDLARLSPSASNLQPLKYMLSGDPERNAVIFSHLSWAGYLEDWPGPEEGERPSAYIIILGDRELSPSFGCDHGIAAQSILLGAAEKGLGGCVIGSINKPGLAKDLAIPSRYEILLVLALGRPREKVVLETVGPDGDIKYWRDEESVHHVPKRALDDIIVG
- a CDS encoding sugar phosphate nucleotidyltransferase — its product is MKGRLVILAGGIGSRMKASPQMAWVGDRRLAEEADERSKAMIGVGAGYRPFLDYLLYNAREAGYQDVVIVIGERDDVIRSYYGGSKGKSGLEGLRISYAIQAIPEGREKPLGTADALLQALNAREDWEGQKFTVCNSDNLYSTKALRLLLDAPDANAMIDYNRSALEFDEERIERFAVILKDERGYLRTIIEKPTREEISQARDPGGRIGVSMNIFAFSQAQILPVLREVPLHPVRKEKELPVAVNMLVDQFPRAVMTYPLSEHVPDLTSKEDLIPVRKQIAMMFKKVRL